A section of the Pseudomonas fluorescens genome encodes:
- the hisC gene encoding histidinol-phosphate transaminase — protein MSGNFLALAQPGVQQLSPYVPGKPVDELARELNLDPAKIVKLASNENPLGPSPRVLAAIREELAELTRYPDGNGFALKSLLAESCRVELSQVTLGNGSNDILELVARAYLAPGLNAVFSEHAFAVYPIVTQAVGAEARVIAARDWGHDLPAMLAAIDAQTRVVFIANPNNPTGTWFGAAALNEFLQDVPEHVLVVLDEAYIEYAEGSDLPDGLDFLAAYPNLLVSRTFSKAYGLASLRVGYGLSTAVVADVLNRVRQPFNVNSLALAAACAAFKDAEYLEEGRRINESGMQQLQQGFRELGLGWIPSKGNFICVDLGQVAAPVFQGLLREGVIVRPVANYGMPNHLRITIGLPAENSRFLEALAKVLARG, from the coding sequence ATGAGTGGCAACTTCCTCGCCCTGGCGCAGCCGGGCGTACAACAACTGTCGCCTTACGTTCCAGGCAAACCTGTGGACGAGTTGGCGCGCGAGTTGAACCTGGATCCAGCGAAGATCGTCAAGCTGGCCAGCAATGAAAATCCCCTGGGCCCAAGCCCCAGGGTGCTGGCAGCGATCCGCGAAGAGTTGGCGGAGCTGACCCGCTACCCCGACGGCAACGGCTTTGCCCTCAAGTCCCTATTGGCTGAGAGCTGCCGGGTCGAGTTGAGCCAGGTGACCCTGGGCAATGGTTCCAACGATATCTTGGAGCTGGTGGCGCGTGCCTACCTGGCGCCTGGCCTGAATGCGGTGTTCAGCGAGCACGCATTTGCCGTGTATCCGATTGTCACCCAGGCCGTTGGTGCCGAGGCGCGGGTGATTGCGGCCAGGGACTGGGGGCATGACCTGCCGGCCATGCTGGCGGCCATCGATGCCCAGACCCGGGTGGTGTTTATCGCCAACCCGAACAACCCGACGGGTACCTGGTTCGGTGCCGCTGCGCTGAACGAGTTCCTGCAGGATGTGCCCGAGCATGTGCTGGTGGTGCTGGATGAGGCCTACATCGAATACGCCGAAGGCAGCGACTTGCCCGACGGCCTGGACTTCCTCGCGGCCTACCCGAACCTGCTGGTATCGCGCACCTTCTCCAAGGCCTATGGTCTGGCTTCGTTGCGGGTTGGCTACGGGTTATCCACAGCGGTCGTCGCCGATGTGTTGAACCGGGTGCGCCAGCCGTTCAACGTCAACAGCCTGGCGCTGGCGGCGGCCTGTGCGGCGTTCAAGGACGCCGAGTATCTGGAAGAAGGGCGGCGGATCAACGAAAGCGGCATGCAGCAACTGCAGCAAGGCTTCCGTGAGCTGGGCTTGGGGTGGATTCCCTCCAAGGGCAATTTTATTTGCGTGGATCTCGGTCAAGTGGCCGCCCCGGTGTTCCAGGGCCTGCTGCGCGAAGGCGTGATTGTGCGTCCGGTGGCCAACTACGGTATGCCGAACCACTTGCGTATCACCATCGGTTTGCCGGCTGAAAATAGCCGCTTCCTTGAGGCGCTGGCCAAGGTCCTGGCCCGTGGTTGA